In one Niallia taxi genomic region, the following are encoded:
- a CDS encoding MerR family transcriptional regulator: MEYTIRKLSQTAGVSTRTLRYYDEIGLLKPARVNSSGYRLYGSKEVELLQQILFYRELDVSLEEIKKIISAPSFDVKGALEEHRAKLLAKRNRLDMLIENVDKTIENTEGRTTMSAKERFEGFKKNMVEENERQYGEELRQKYGKETIDKSNQKMLKMTEADYNEAERLGQDVLENLKEAMKTGDPGSTAAQKTAELHKLWLEYYWNSYSKEAHAGLARMYVDDERFAAYYDKVEQGAAVFLRDYSSLYRHGVIALSD; this comes from the coding sequence GTGGAATACACGATTCGAAAATTAAGCCAAACGGCTGGAGTTAGTACAAGAACATTAAGGTATTACGATGAAATCGGTCTGCTTAAGCCGGCAAGGGTCAATTCATCTGGCTATCGATTATATGGAAGCAAAGAGGTGGAATTGCTGCAGCAAATATTGTTTTATCGTGAACTGGACGTTAGTCTCGAGGAAATAAAAAAAATTATTTCCGCGCCCTCCTTTGATGTGAAAGGGGCATTAGAGGAGCATCGGGCAAAACTCCTGGCAAAACGAAACCGTTTAGACATGCTGATTGAGAATGTCGATAAAACGATAGAAAATACGGAAGGGAGAACAACGATGAGCGCTAAGGAAAGATTTGAAGGCTTTAAGAAAAACATGGTAGAGGAAAACGAAAGACAATACGGGGAAGAGCTACGCCAAAAGTATGGTAAGGAGACAATTGACAAGTCTAATCAGAAAATGCTGAAGATGACAGAAGCGGACTATAATGAAGCAGAAAGGCTTGGGCAGGATGTGCTAGAAAATTTGAAGGAAGCAATGAAAACAGGCGATCCAGGGAGTACCGCTGCTCAAAAAACAGCAGAACTCCATAAGCTTTGGCTCGAATACTATTGGAATTCTTACAGCAAGGAAGCACACGCAGGTCTCGCTAGAATGTACGTTGACGATGAGCGGTTTGCTGCCTATTACGATAAAGTGGAACAAGGTGCCGCTGTTTTCTTAAGAGACTATTCTTCGCTATACAGGCATGGAGTTATAGCGTTAAGTGATTAA
- a CDS encoding glycoside hydrolase family 1 protein: protein MTKTAVIPEGFLWGGAVTSFQTEGAWDEGGKGPSIVDARPVKEGQSDWKTAVDFYHRYKEDIALFKEMGFNAYRTSISWSRIFPDGEGEPNEEGLQFYDDLFDEMLANGIQPVITLYHFDLPLQLAKKYNGFASRKVVDLFDKYARTVFARYGEKVKYWLTFNEQNLVLTNLQYWGVSTDEADNEEALRYQVTHNSFIAHAKAVKALHELVPGGQMAGMVTYMTTYPNSCLPEDVIANMKAKELLVDFYLDVFANGEYPSYVTSNLQRKGIMPHFEEGDAELLKENTVDYISISYYQSQTVSSEKVKEDAIISGITPNPNLKANEWGWAIDPIGLRVSLKDMYARYRLPIFITENGIGVREELNENNTVEDDYRIDYLRNHINQVKLAMEEGVEVFGYLTWGSTDLISSGGQFEKRYGFIYVNRGESDLRDLKRYKKKSFNWYKQVIATNGENLEESKTVTLP from the coding sequence ATGACGAAAACAGCTGTTATTCCAGAAGGTTTTTTATGGGGTGGTGCAGTGACAAGCTTCCAGACAGAAGGTGCATGGGACGAGGGCGGCAAAGGCCCTTCGATTGTTGATGCAAGACCTGTTAAGGAAGGGCAGTCTGATTGGAAGACAGCAGTTGACTTCTACCATCGCTATAAGGAAGATATTGCTCTCTTTAAGGAAATGGGCTTTAATGCATATCGTACAAGCATTTCCTGGTCAAGGATTTTCCCTGATGGCGAAGGGGAGCCGAATGAGGAGGGCTTGCAGTTTTATGATGATTTATTTGATGAAATGCTTGCTAACGGCATCCAGCCTGTCATCACTCTGTATCATTTTGATCTACCGCTTCAGCTTGCCAAAAAATACAACGGATTTGCATCACGGAAGGTTGTTGACTTGTTTGACAAATATGCACGCACAGTTTTTGCCCGTTATGGGGAAAAGGTCAAATATTGGCTTACATTTAATGAACAAAATCTCGTTTTAACAAATCTACAATATTGGGGTGTCTCTACTGACGAAGCGGACAATGAAGAGGCATTGCGATATCAAGTAACACATAATTCCTTTATCGCACATGCGAAAGCAGTCAAAGCACTGCATGAACTTGTGCCAGGTGGACAAATGGCAGGAATGGTCACATATATGACAACATATCCGAACAGCTGTCTTCCAGAAGACGTAATTGCTAACATGAAAGCAAAGGAACTGCTTGTTGATTTCTATCTTGATGTGTTTGCAAACGGTGAATATCCAAGCTATGTGACAAGCAATTTGCAACGCAAAGGAATCATGCCGCATTTCGAAGAAGGCGATGCAGAGCTTCTTAAAGAAAATACCGTCGATTATATTAGCATCAGCTATTATCAAAGCCAGACTGTCAGCAGTGAAAAGGTCAAAGAAGATGCAATTATTTCCGGCATTACACCTAATCCTAATCTAAAGGCTAATGAATGGGGCTGGGCAATCGATCCAATCGGGCTAAGAGTTAGTCTTAAGGATATGTATGCTAGATACCGACTGCCTATTTTTATCACAGAAAATGGAATTGGTGTAAGAGAAGAGCTGAACGAAAATAATACAGTAGAAGATGATTACCGCATCGACTACTTAAGAAATCATATTAACCAGGTTAAGCTTGCAATGGAAGAAGGCGTAGAAGTATTTGGTTACTTAACATGGGGATCAACAGATTTAATCAGCTCAGGCGGACAATTTGAAAAGCGCTATGGCTTTATCTATGTTAATAGAGGGGAGTCAGATTTAAGAGACCTAAAACGCTATAAAAAGAAAAGCTTTAACTGGTACAAACAAGTCATCGCAACAAACGGCGAAAATCTTGAAGAATCAAAAACCGTCACATTACCATAA
- a CDS encoding carbohydrate ABC transporter permease produces MEVTPVKTAASVKAKKPRSLKKGRRLEKGFTYFLLIALSILFLFPFLWLIGTSVKPENEAMAFPPTLLPKNWDLANYKEVFTLVDFGQYYLNSVIVTVCVVIGTVVSSTLVAYGFARIKGKGRNFWFVLLLGTMMLPPQVTMIPVYMIFSKLGWVNTFLPLIVPSFFGSAYFIFLLRQFFKTIPKELEESAYLDGCGAFGIFWRIIIPLSVPSIITVALLSFMWTWNDFLNPLIYLNDDSKYTLALGILQFKGALLIQWGPMMAASVFIILPLIIIFFVGQKYFVQGIATTGGKG; encoded by the coding sequence ATGGAAGTAACACCTGTTAAGACGGCAGCTTCTGTTAAGGCAAAAAAACCTCGCAGTTTAAAGAAAGGCAGAAGATTAGAAAAGGGATTTACTTACTTTTTGCTGATTGCTCTTTCCATTCTGTTTTTATTTCCTTTTCTATGGCTGATTGGAACATCTGTTAAGCCTGAAAATGAAGCGATGGCATTCCCGCCTACTTTACTGCCGAAGAATTGGGATTTGGCTAACTATAAGGAAGTCTTTACGCTTGTGGACTTTGGGCAGTATTATTTGAACTCTGTGATTGTTACGGTTTGTGTAGTGATTGGCACAGTCGTTTCTTCTACTCTTGTTGCATATGGGTTTGCGCGAATTAAAGGAAAAGGAAGGAATTTCTGGTTTGTGCTTTTGCTTGGCACCATGATGCTGCCGCCTCAAGTCACAATGATTCCTGTCTATATGATCTTTTCTAAACTGGGGTGGGTTAACACCTTCCTGCCGTTAATTGTTCCTTCCTTCTTTGGTAGCGCTTACTTCATCTTTTTATTAAGACAATTCTTCAAAACAATACCGAAGGAGCTGGAGGAAAGTGCCTATTTAGATGGCTGTGGAGCATTCGGTATCTTTTGGAGAATTATTATTCCTTTATCAGTTCCTTCTATTATTACAGTGGCTTTGTTGAGTTTTATGTGGACATGGAATGATTTTCTTAATCCATTAATCTACTTAAATGATGATTCCAAATATACGCTCGCATTAGGAATTCTGCAGTTTAAGGGTGCTTTGTTAATTCAGTGGGGTCCGATGATGGCAGCAAGTGTTTTTATCATCTTGCCTCTAATCATTATCTTTTTTGTTGGCCAAAAGTACTTCGTCCAAGGAATTGCTACAACAGGCGGAAAGGGTTAA
- a CDS encoding ABC transporter substrate-binding protein: MRKKKGLGGLLFTIVLALSLILTGCSGSDSESASGESGDVTLRILVWNNNPEGTKLEGDIFKEFEKENPGIKVKQVYAPYDKFNDKFLTMSAGGDQPDLVWLQPSAFGQFVSKGVLMDLSDKEIKEDEYMPNVLSLGQVDGKQYALIRDASAFMLGYNKDMFDAAGVEYPKDDWTWADFLAAAQKLTVEKNGKTVQFGMENFYTNELLVENGGGFVSQDGKEVIIDSPESIEAIKFGADLINKYHVQPTTAQSQGLSNMFLAGQAAMKMMGPWDWSDTAKNATFKWDVVPLPAGKAGNVAAASYLPIGIGSGTKHPEEAYKLLQFLSTGKGQDLQVDTISAVPVVKRNEDKIETMANAPENAKALSTILAEGRTVMNAPYIPEYAEIVSKIQPVIDNINLNGSKDAEKQLKEVADQIRKEFGLK; the protein is encoded by the coding sequence ATGAGGAAGAAAAAAGGGTTAGGTGGTTTGCTGTTCACTATTGTATTGGCACTATCTTTGATTTTGACAGGCTGTTCTGGTTCGGATTCTGAATCCGCAAGCGGTGAGTCAGGAGATGTGACGCTGCGCATTCTTGTTTGGAACAATAATCCAGAAGGAACGAAGCTCGAAGGTGATATTTTCAAGGAGTTTGAAAAGGAGAATCCTGGAATTAAAGTGAAGCAAGTATATGCACCATATGATAAGTTCAATGATAAATTCTTGACGATGTCTGCTGGTGGAGATCAGCCAGATTTAGTATGGCTGCAGCCGTCTGCATTCGGTCAATTTGTCAGCAAGGGCGTATTGATGGATTTGTCTGATAAAGAAATCAAGGAAGATGAATATATGCCAAATGTGCTTTCACTTGGGCAAGTGGATGGAAAGCAATATGCGCTTATTCGTGATGCTTCTGCCTTTATGCTTGGATACAACAAGGATATGTTCGATGCTGCAGGTGTTGAATATCCAAAGGATGACTGGACATGGGCTGACTTCCTTGCAGCAGCACAAAAGCTGACAGTAGAGAAAAACGGCAAAACAGTCCAATTCGGAATGGAAAACTTTTATACAAATGAACTGCTTGTAGAAAATGGCGGAGGATTTGTCAGTCAGGATGGCAAAGAAGTAATTATTGACTCACCTGAATCAATTGAAGCTATTAAATTTGGAGCAGACTTGATTAATAAATATCATGTACAGCCAACTACTGCTCAAAGTCAAGGGCTATCGAATATGTTCCTTGCAGGTCAAGCAGCAATGAAAATGATGGGTCCATGGGATTGGTCTGATACAGCGAAGAATGCAACCTTCAAATGGGATGTTGTGCCACTGCCTGCAGGAAAAGCAGGAAACGTAGCTGCAGCATCTTATCTTCCAATTGGAATTGGAAGCGGAACAAAGCATCCTGAAGAGGCTTATAAACTTCTGCAATTCCTGTCTACTGGAAAGGGTCAAGACCTGCAAGTAGATACTATTTCAGCAGTTCCTGTAGTAAAAAGGAATGAAGATAAAATTGAAACAATGGCAAATGCACCTGAAAATGCAAAAGCATTGTCTACAATTCTTGCAGAAGGAAGAACCGTTATGAATGCTCCTTATATCCCGGAATATGCAGAGATAGTGAGCAAAATCCAGCCTGTTATTGACAATATCAATCTTAATGGCAGCAAGGATGCAGAAAAACAGTTAAAAGAAGTAGCAGATCAAATTCGCAAGGAATTTGGCTTGAAATAG
- a CDS encoding carbohydrate ABC transporter permease: MKEAGYIAVNDFIKWKVTQMNKSRTLLFYLFILPWLIGFVVFTAGPMVYSLYMSFTDYSGLGAANWVGLENYKKLFTEDPLFWQSLWNTFFYTIVGVPLGLVVGYMLAVLLNTKVRFMGLFRTIFYLPSLVPTVASSLLWILIFQPDFGIANSILSFFHLPTSNWLLSEGMVKPTLIIMSLWGAGGGMVIYLAGLQSVPASLYEAAELDGAGKFHKFWNITIPMTSNVIFFNLIMGLIGSFQIFTQAYVVSSGNGGPNYKSLFYVFYLYQDAFKFFKMGYASALAWILFIIILVFTLIQFKVFGKKVYYEYDE; this comes from the coding sequence GTGAAGGAAGCAGGTTACATAGCAGTAAATGATTTTATTAAATGGAAGGTGACGCAAATGAATAAATCGAGGACTTTATTGTTTTACTTATTTATTTTGCCTTGGCTGATTGGCTTTGTTGTCTTTACTGCAGGCCCAATGGTGTACTCTTTATATATGTCCTTCACAGACTATTCAGGGCTGGGGGCAGCAAATTGGGTTGGATTGGAAAATTATAAAAAGCTGTTCACAGAAGATCCACTGTTTTGGCAGTCATTATGGAACACCTTCTTTTATACGATTGTCGGAGTTCCTCTTGGTCTCGTTGTCGGGTACATGCTTGCTGTGTTGCTGAACACAAAGGTAAGATTTATGGGCTTGTTCCGAACAATCTTTTACTTACCTTCGCTTGTACCGACAGTTGCCAGCTCACTTCTTTGGATTTTAATTTTTCAGCCGGATTTTGGGATTGCCAATAGTATTCTTTCCTTCTTTCATTTGCCGACATCAAATTGGCTATTAAGTGAAGGCATGGTTAAGCCTACTTTGATTATTATGAGCCTTTGGGGAGCAGGTGGCGGAATGGTTATCTATCTTGCAGGACTCCAGAGTGTTCCAGCGTCCCTTTATGAAGCAGCTGAACTGGATGGTGCGGGGAAGTTCCATAAGTTCTGGAATATCACCATTCCGATGACTTCAAATGTTATTTTCTTCAACCTCATTATGGGACTAATCGGTTCCTTTCAGATTTTCACACAGGCATATGTTGTCAGCAGCGGCAATGGCGGACCGAATTATAAGTCGTTGTTTTATGTATTTTACTTATACCAGGATGCCTTTAAATTCTTTAAGATGGGCTATGCATCAGCACTTGCCTGGATCTTGTTCATCATCATACTTGTTTTCACACTGATTCAGTTTAAAGTGTTTGGGAAAAAAGTGTATTACGAATACGATGAGTAA
- a CDS encoding GntR family transcriptional regulator yields the protein MNKYEAISAEMKKRIKESHYAFDQPIPDEITLSKEFSCSRMTMKRALDTLVLEGLLYRKRGHGTFIVKSAIQDSRVNVLSNEVTGLSRLMEGQQVSSKVIKFEVGFPSEDVAEHLAIDSKTPVYYLIRLRLVNDEPYVMEITYMPTTIITGINDEVLDGSIYEHITKRLGLTIAGSHRKIRACKSNELDQAHLVCLADDPILEVEHVGFLNNGVPFEYSFSRHRYDKFEVTTVNIKR from the coding sequence ATGAACAAGTACGAAGCAATCTCAGCAGAAATGAAAAAGAGAATTAAAGAGTCTCACTATGCATTCGATCAGCCAATTCCAGATGAAATAACACTCTCAAAGGAATTCTCCTGCAGCAGGATGACAATGAAAAGAGCACTTGACACATTGGTCTTGGAAGGCCTCCTATACCGGAAAAGAGGACACGGTACATTCATTGTTAAATCAGCCATACAGGACAGCAGAGTTAATGTATTGAGCAATGAAGTAACAGGCCTGTCCAGACTGATGGAAGGGCAGCAAGTATCAAGCAAGGTGATTAAGTTTGAAGTAGGCTTTCCGTCAGAAGATGTTGCGGAACATCTCGCTATCGACTCGAAAACACCAGTTTACTACTTAATCCGTTTAAGGCTTGTCAACGATGAGCCATACGTAATGGAAATAACCTATATGCCGACAACCATTATTACTGGTATTAATGATGAAGTATTGGACGGATCTATTTATGAGCATATCACGAAAAGACTGGGTCTCACAATTGCTGGCTCACATCGGAAAATAAGAGCATGTAAATCAAATGAACTGGACCAAGCCCATTTAGTCTGTTTGGCAGACGACCCGATTCTGGAAGTGGAGCATGTTGGATTTTTAAATAATGGCGTTCCATTTGAATATTCCTTTTCGAGACACCGCTATGATAAGTTTGAGGTAACAACAGTAAACATAAAACGCTAA
- a CDS encoding ABC transporter ATP-binding protein, with the protein MHSLRWIWGFLHTYRTKIAIGLFCAVIVSALNVLNPYLAGRMVDDVMYGKQMNLLWPILGIMIAGTFLRTIIRYTYQMIFENVSQNVIYNIREQLYDRLHRLDFSFYDRTKTGDIMARMTGDMEAVRHFTAWTIYMIFENATIMLFAIGFMFYIHPPLALTLLIVTPIIGFFAFRLTKDVRPTFTEIRNQFAKLNSVVQENISGNRVVKAFAKEDYEIAKFSIANEGFKEKNLKSSKIWEKYLPILDSLAGVLTVLMIFAGGVMVINGSLTIGELVMFNSFIWALSNPMKMAGWLLNDVQRFIASAEKVEDLLKTVPKIASHNNVVPIGEYKGIVEFDKVSFSYGEEPVLKDISFKVKPGQTLAIIGPTGAGKSTLVNLLSRFYDTTSGEVRIDGRNVKDWELQELRKGMAMVMQDIFLFSDTIEGNIAYGNPHTSIDSIKFAAEMADAHDFISDLPEGYETIVGERGVGLSGGQRQRIALARAILKDPSILILDDTTSSLDMETENRIQKTLKSIQKNKTSFIIAHRISSVKDADQILVMNNGAIIERGTHEDLLRKKGYYFNVYKNQYGNFEEKHRDEDVI; encoded by the coding sequence ATGCATAGTCTGCGATGGATATGGGGGTTCTTACATACTTATCGTACAAAAATAGCAATTGGCCTGTTTTGTGCAGTTATTGTATCTGCTTTAAATGTGCTTAATCCGTATTTGGCTGGGAGGATGGTTGATGATGTCATGTACGGCAAGCAGATGAATCTGCTTTGGCCGATACTGGGAATTATGATTGCAGGTACATTTTTGCGAACAATTATCCGCTATACGTATCAAATGATTTTTGAAAATGTCTCCCAGAATGTCATTTACAACATTAGAGAGCAGCTATATGACCGTTTGCACAGGCTGGATTTCAGCTTTTATGATCGCACAAAAACAGGAGATATTATGGCAAGGATGACAGGAGATATGGAGGCTGTCAGACATTTTACAGCATGGACGATCTACATGATTTTTGAAAACGCAACCATCATGCTGTTTGCGATTGGTTTCATGTTTTATATTCATCCTCCATTGGCGCTGACATTATTAATTGTAACACCAATCATTGGTTTTTTCGCTTTCCGCCTTACAAAGGATGTGCGGCCAACCTTTACAGAAATCCGTAACCAATTTGCGAAATTGAACTCTGTCGTTCAGGAAAACATTAGTGGAAACCGTGTTGTTAAAGCATTTGCAAAAGAGGATTATGAAATCGCTAAGTTTTCGATTGCAAATGAAGGCTTTAAAGAAAAAAATTTAAAGTCGTCAAAGATTTGGGAAAAGTATTTACCGATTTTGGACTCTCTTGCAGGTGTACTGACAGTGCTGATGATTTTTGCAGGAGGAGTTATGGTTATAAATGGTTCACTCACAATTGGAGAACTAGTTATGTTTAATTCCTTCATATGGGCACTTAGCAACCCGATGAAAATGGCCGGATGGCTTTTAAATGATGTGCAGCGTTTTATTGCATCAGCAGAAAAAGTTGAGGATCTTCTTAAGACAGTCCCGAAGATTGCCAGCCACAATAATGTCGTGCCGATAGGTGAGTATAAGGGGATTGTGGAGTTTGACAAAGTTTCCTTCAGCTATGGAGAAGAGCCTGTGTTAAAGGATATTAGCTTTAAAGTGAAGCCGGGCCAGACGCTGGCGATTATTGGTCCAACAGGTGCGGGGAAATCAACTTTAGTCAATTTGCTTAGCCGGTTTTATGACACCACAAGCGGAGAGGTAAGAATTGATGGAAGAAATGTGAAGGACTGGGAGCTGCAGGAGCTTCGTAAAGGAATGGCGATGGTCATGCAGGATATCTTCCTGTTTTCGGATACAATCGAGGGTAATATAGCATATGGTAATCCTCATACCTCCATTGATTCCATTAAGTTTGCTGCAGAAATGGCGGATGCTCATGATTTTATTAGTGATTTACCAGAAGGCTATGAAACGATTGTTGGGGAAAGAGGTGTCGGGCTTTCTGGAGGGCAAAGGCAGCGGATTGCCCTTGCAAGAGCTATATTGAAAGACCCGTCGATTTTGATTTTGGATGATACGACCTCAAGCCTTGATATGGAAACAGAGAATCGTATTCAAAAGACACTGAAATCTATTCAAAAGAACAAAACATCCTTTATTATTGCCCACAGAATTTCGTCTGTTAAGGATGCAGACCAAATTCTGGTGATGAATAATGGAGCGATAATCGAGCGGGGCACACATGAGGACCTGCTGCGAAAGAAAGGTTATTACTTTAATGTTTATAAGAATCAATATGGAAACTTTGAAGAAAAGCACAGGGATGAGGATGTGATTTAA
- a CDS encoding aldo/keto reductase family protein: protein MKYRRLGNSGLKVSEIGLGSWLTYGSAVEKEKSISCIHRAYDLGINFFDTANAYNKGAAETVLKEALQDYTRSSYVLATKVFFPMGDGPNDRGLSRKHIIEQCEASLKRLGVDYIDLYQFHRYDHETPVEESLRALDDLIAQGKILYGGVSEWSAAQLTDAVHIAKEKNLRPLISNQPIYNMMVRYIEKEVIPVSEKEGIGQVVFSPLAQGILTGKYKPNEQIPAKSRAANDDTNKWITSYLNDEVLTRVQRLSEIASGLEVELSQLALAWVLRQPNVSSAIIGASRPEQVEENVKASGLEIPASALEEVEAVLKEINDFVPIW, encoded by the coding sequence ATGAAGTACAGAAGACTAGGAAACTCTGGTTTGAAAGTAAGCGAAATCGGATTGGGCAGCTGGCTCACATATGGAAGTGCAGTCGAAAAGGAGAAATCTATTTCCTGTATCCATAGGGCATATGATCTTGGCATCAACTTCTTTGATACAGCAAATGCTTATAATAAAGGCGCTGCTGAAACTGTCCTGAAAGAAGCACTGCAAGATTATACCCGTTCCAGTTATGTGCTTGCAACAAAGGTCTTCTTTCCGATGGGAGATGGACCAAATGACAGAGGGCTGTCCAGAAAGCATATTATTGAACAATGCGAAGCAAGTCTGAAGAGATTAGGTGTAGACTATATCGATTTGTACCAATTTCATCGCTATGATCATGAAACGCCTGTAGAAGAAAGCTTAAGAGCATTAGATGATTTAATTGCACAAGGAAAAATTCTCTATGGCGGTGTCAGTGAATGGTCGGCTGCTCAGCTGACGGATGCTGTACATATTGCTAAAGAGAAAAATTTAAGGCCGCTTATCTCTAATCAGCCAATCTATAATATGATGGTCCGCTATATAGAAAAGGAAGTAATCCCTGTAAGTGAAAAAGAAGGAATTGGCCAGGTTGTGTTTTCACCTCTTGCCCAAGGAATATTAACAGGGAAATACAAACCAAATGAGCAAATTCCTGCCAAAAGTCGTGCTGCAAATGATGACACAAATAAATGGATTACTAGTTATTTAAATGATGAAGTGCTAACAAGGGTTCAAAGGCTGTCTGAAATTGCCAGTGGATTGGAAGTGGAGCTCTCACAGCTTGCATTAGCTTGGGTGCTTCGTCAGCCGAATGTCAGCTCCGCGATTATTGGGGCAAGCAGGCCAGAACAAGTCGAAGAAAATGTGAAAGCATCTGGATTGGAAATCCCGGCTTCTGCATTAGAAGAAGTGGAAGCAGTGCTGAAGGAAATAAATGATTTTGTGCCAATTTGGTAG
- a CDS encoding ABC transporter ATP-binding protein has translation MARNKFDVDEDLETPFSFIHLKRLFGYVKPYKKKIMLTILIMLVASGANLIGPYLIKQAIDKEIPAGNVGGLLLLAGIYLGALIITGICMKYRIRMMAEIGQNVIKTIRKDLFTHIQSLSFSFYDNRPHGKILVRVVNYVNSLSDLLSNGLINLITDIFSLTVIIGFMFAIDVRLAIYAMIGFPLLAIVIFFIKNAQRKAWQDLSNKQSNMNAYIHESINGMKVTQAFAREEENKKIFEDVSKGYKKSWIKAVYIQFLLWPSIENISVLTVSFIYVAGISMIGQGVTVGALVAFVGYIWMFWTPISNIGNFYNAIINAMAYLERIFEMMDEKPTVLDNPRGKALHDIKGKVEFDHVEFGYEAGEKVLKNIHFTAEPGETIALVGATGSGKTSIVNLISRFYDLNGGKIKMDGVDIKTVTIPSLRRQMGIMLQDPFIFSGTIMDNIRYGRLDASDEEVVEAAKAVQAHSFIMTLQDGYETEVNERGTRLSAGQRQLISFARALLADPRILVLDEATSSIDTETELALQKGLSTLLAGRTSFIIAHRLSTIQSASRILFIEKGEIAEEGSHDELMTRKGQYWNLYTSQHSSLEVS, from the coding sequence ATGGCACGAAATAAGTTCGATGTTGATGAGGATTTAGAGACGCCATTTAGTTTTATTCATCTTAAGCGCTTGTTTGGTTATGTTAAGCCGTACAAGAAAAAAATCATGCTGACGATACTCATCATGCTTGTCGCAAGCGGAGCAAATCTGATTGGACCTTATCTTATTAAACAAGCGATTGACAAGGAAATACCAGCAGGCAATGTTGGTGGGCTTTTACTGCTTGCAGGCATCTATTTGGGTGCTCTCATTATAACGGGGATTTGTATGAAATACCGGATTAGAATGATGGCTGAAATTGGTCAAAATGTCATAAAGACAATTCGAAAGGACCTTTTTACACATATTCAATCATTGTCCTTTTCCTTTTATGACAACCGCCCACACGGAAAAATTTTAGTGCGGGTCGTTAATTATGTGAACTCACTTAGTGATTTGCTGTCAAATGGGCTTATCAACTTGATTACAGATATATTCAGCTTAACTGTCATCATTGGATTCATGTTTGCCATAGATGTTCGTTTGGCGATTTATGCCATGATTGGATTCCCGCTTTTAGCGATTGTTATCTTTTTTATTAAAAATGCCCAGCGTAAGGCATGGCAGGACTTAAGTAATAAACAGTCTAATATGAATGCATATATACATGAAAGCATCAATGGCATGAAGGTAACACAAGCATTTGCGAGGGAAGAAGAAAACAAGAAAATTTTTGAGGATGTGTCAAAGGGCTATAAAAAATCATGGATAAAAGCAGTCTATATCCAGTTTCTTCTTTGGCCGTCCATTGAAAATATTTCTGTTCTGACCGTTTCCTTTATATATGTGGCCGGAATCTCAATGATTGGGCAAGGCGTGACAGTTGGGGCTTTAGTAGCCTTTGTCGGTTATATATGGATGTTTTGGACACCGATTTCCAATATCGGCAACTTCTATAATGCGATTATAAATGCGATGGCCTATCTGGAGCGAATTTTTGAAATGATGGATGAAAAGCCGACAGTGCTCGATAACCCGCGGGGAAAAGCACTGCACGATATTAAAGGAAAGGTAGAATTTGACCATGTTGAGTTTGGTTATGAGGCTGGCGAAAAAGTATTAAAAAATATTCATTTCACTGCAGAACCAGGAGAAACAATAGCTCTTGTTGGTGCAACTGGATCTGGCAAAACGTCAATTGTTAACTTGATCAGCCGTTTTTATGACTTGAACGGCGGCAAAATAAAAATGGATGGGGTTGATATAAAGACAGTAACGATTCCCTCACTTAGAAGACAGATGGGCATTATGCTCCAAGATCCGTTTATCTTTTCGGGAACAATAATGGATAATATTCGTTATGGCCGCCTTGATGCAAGTGATGAGGAAGTGGTGGAAGCAGCAAAAGCAGTTCAGGCCCATTCCTTTATTATGACATTGCAGGATGGCTATGAAACAGAAGTGAATGAACGAGGAACAAGGCTTTCAGCAGGACAAAGACAGCTCATTTCCTTCGCAAGAGCACTCTTGGCAGATCCAAGAATTTTGGTTTTAGATGAAGCGACATCATCGATCGATACAGAAACAGAGCTGGCCCTTCAAAAAGGCTTAAGTACGCTGCTTGCAGGAAGGACGTCCTTTATCATCGCACACCGTCTGTCCACCATTCAAAGCGCCTCAAGGATTTTGTTTATTGAAAAAGGCGAAATTGCTGAGGAGGGGTCCCATGATGAGCTAATGACAAGGAAAGGCCAATATTGGAATCTATATACATCTCAGCATTCATCATTGGAAGTAAGTTGA